One stretch of Saccharopolyspora erythraea DNA includes these proteins:
- a CDS encoding flavodoxin family protein encodes MPRLLIVHHTPSPNLQAMLEAVISGATTEEIEDVEVVRRAALEATPSDALAADGYVLGTPANLGMMSGALKVFFDLAYYPCLDSTKGRPYGLYVHGNNDTTGAVRGIESVTTGLGWEKATPNVSVTGEPGKEDLQACWELGATVAAGLMP; translated from the coding sequence GTGCCCCGTTTGCTGATCGTCCACCACACGCCGTCGCCGAACCTGCAGGCCATGCTCGAAGCGGTCATCTCCGGCGCGACGACCGAGGAGATCGAGGACGTCGAGGTGGTCCGCCGAGCCGCGCTGGAGGCCACCCCGTCCGACGCGCTGGCCGCCGACGGCTACGTCCTGGGCACGCCCGCCAACCTGGGGATGATGAGCGGGGCGCTGAAGGTGTTCTTCGACCTCGCCTACTACCCGTGCCTGGACTCGACGAAGGGCCGCCCGTACGGCCTGTACGTGCACGGCAACAACGACACCACCGGCGCGGTCCGGGGGATCGAGTCGGTCACCACCGGCCTGGGCTGGGAGAAGGCCACCCCCAACGTGTCGGTGACCGGGGAGCCGGGCAAGGAGGACCTGCAGGCGTGCTGGGAGCTCGGCGCCACGGTCGCCGCGGGCCTGATGCCCTAG